One genomic region from Bradyrhizobium icense encodes:
- the cpaB gene encoding Flp pilus assembly protein CpaB, which produces MNTARIVVLAIAIGAGGIAAYLASGSGNKPAPAQPVAQLQTVDILVAKSDIGLGQSVKPDDLQWQTWPAATASNNFISRASKADAIKEITGSIARAPFIAGEPIREQKLVKADGSGFMAAILPAGYRAISTEISPETGAGGFILPNDRVDVILTKREKNPDSTGPDISSSEIILSNVRVLAIDQAPKEKEGASSLVGRTVTLELKPEQAETLARSRQSGTLTLALRSIADINAVERPDEQFNKRGESLNVIRYGVASQQTMQK; this is translated from the coding sequence ATGAATACCGCACGCATTGTGGTCCTGGCCATCGCGATCGGCGCCGGCGGCATTGCCGCATATCTCGCCAGCGGGTCCGGCAACAAGCCTGCGCCGGCCCAGCCGGTCGCGCAGCTTCAGACGGTCGATATTCTCGTCGCAAAATCGGATATCGGCCTCGGCCAGTCGGTCAAGCCCGACGATCTGCAATGGCAGACCTGGCCGGCCGCGACCGCCAGCAACAATTTCATCAGCCGCGCCAGCAAGGCCGACGCCATCAAGGAGATCACCGGCTCGATCGCGCGCGCGCCGTTCATCGCGGGCGAGCCGATTCGCGAGCAGAAGCTGGTGAAGGCCGACGGCTCCGGTTTCATGGCGGCGATCCTGCCCGCAGGCTATCGGGCCATTTCCACCGAAATTTCGCCGGAAACCGGCGCCGGCGGCTTCATCCTGCCGAACGACCGCGTCGACGTAATTCTTACCAAGCGCGAGAAGAACCCGGACAGCACTGGCCCGGATATCTCCAGTTCGGAGATCATTCTCAGCAATGTTCGCGTTCTGGCGATCGACCAGGCACCGAAGGAAAAAGAAGGCGCCAGCTCGCTGGTCGGCAGGACGGTCACCCTCGAGCTGAAGCCCGAGCAGGCTGAGACGCTGGCGCGGTCGCGCCAGAGCGGCACGCTGACGCTGGCGCTGCGCAGCATTGCCGACATAAACGCGGTCGAAAGGCCGGACGAACAATTCAACAAGCGCGGCGAAAGCCTCAACGTCATTCGTTACGGCGTTGCCAGCCAGCAGACGATGCAGAAGTGA
- a CDS encoding type II and III secretion system protein family protein, producing MKCREIQPMMRTFIVRALSFSAVAALTLNPALTPVVASDYRVAPVSTDGQMNARFVSLGIGKSIVIDLPREIKDVLVADPKIANAVVRSTQRAYIIGAAVGQTNIVFFDSTGAQIAAYDIAVKRDLNGVRAALKQSLPNSDILIEGVGDGVLLSGSAASPVEAQQAADIAARLVGGAEKVVNSIAVRGRDQVMLKVTLAEVQRSIIKQMGIDLSANLTYGTSVVRFANNNPFTANSAPLVAGNGLQAAFGATPSVQATLRAMESAGVVRTLAEPNLTAISGESATFISGGEFPIPTGVTCQTTASGGIGQCVQTVSFKKFGISLNFTPVVLTEGRISLRVMTEVSEVSTENALTGGAGGTTIPSIKTRRAETTLEIPSGGAMAMAGLIQDQTKQAINGFPGLAQLPVLGTLFRSRDFVNNQTELMVLVTPYVVRAVAQKDLSRPDDGFASASDPQADLLGSINRIYGVPGRVEKARNYRGTYGFITD from the coding sequence ATGAAGTGCAGGGAAATTCAGCCGATGATGCGAACGTTCATCGTCCGCGCCCTGTCGTTTTCGGCCGTGGCTGCTCTCACGCTCAATCCGGCGCTGACGCCGGTGGTGGCGAGCGACTATCGCGTCGCCCCGGTGTCCACCGATGGGCAGATGAACGCGCGTTTCGTTTCTCTCGGGATCGGCAAATCGATCGTGATCGACCTGCCGCGCGAGATCAAGGACGTGCTGGTTGCCGATCCGAAGATCGCCAACGCCGTGGTGCGTTCGACCCAGCGCGCCTATATCATCGGCGCCGCGGTCGGCCAGACCAATATCGTTTTCTTCGATTCCACCGGTGCGCAGATCGCGGCCTACGACATCGCCGTCAAGCGAGACCTCAACGGCGTGCGCGCGGCGCTGAAGCAGTCGTTGCCGAATTCGGACATTCTGATCGAAGGTGTCGGCGACGGCGTGCTGTTGAGCGGCAGCGCGGCGAGTCCGGTCGAGGCGCAACAGGCCGCCGACATTGCCGCCCGCCTGGTGGGCGGCGCCGAAAAGGTCGTCAATTCGATCGCTGTTCGCGGCCGCGACCAGGTGATGTTGAAGGTCACGCTCGCGGAAGTCCAGCGCTCGATCATCAAGCAGATGGGCATCGATCTCAGCGCCAACCTGACCTACGGCACATCCGTTGTCAGGTTCGCCAACAATAACCCGTTCACCGCGAACAGTGCGCCGCTCGTCGCCGGCAATGGCCTTCAAGCGGCTTTCGGCGCGACGCCATCCGTGCAGGCGACGCTGCGCGCGATGGAAAGCGCCGGCGTGGTCCGGACCCTTGCCGAGCCCAACCTCACGGCCATATCCGGCGAGTCCGCAACCTTCATCTCCGGCGGCGAATTTCCAATTCCGACCGGCGTGACCTGCCAAACAACAGCGTCCGGTGGCATCGGACAATGCGTCCAGACAGTCAGCTTCAAGAAATTCGGCATCTCCCTCAACTTTACGCCGGTCGTGCTCACGGAGGGACGGATCAGCCTTCGGGTGATGACCGAAGTGTCGGAAGTCTCGACCGAGAACGCTTTAACCGGCGGTGCCGGTGGAACGACCATTCCCTCCATCAAGACCCGCCGCGCCGAGACCACGCTGGAAATACCGTCCGGCGGCGCGATGGCGATGGCCGGCCTGATCCAGGACCAGACCAAGCAGGCCATCAACGGCTTTCCGGGCCTGGCGCAACTGCCGGTTCTCGGCACGCTGTTCCGCAGCCGCGACTTCGTCAACAACCAGACCGAACTGATGGTTCTGGTCACGCCCTATGTGGTGCGCGCGGTGGCGCAGAAGGACCTCTCGCGCCCCGATGACGGCTTTGCCAGCGCGTCGGATCCGCAGGCCGACCTGCTCGGCAGCATCAATCGCATCTACGGCGTTCCGGGCCGCGTCGAGAAGGCACGGAATTATCGCGGCACCTACGGCTTTATTACGGACTGA
- a CDS encoding CpaD family pilus assembly protein codes for MTPQSTKPADRKRALRLTAALIGVSVALGACKHTVVDPVTTAGVPDDYRQRHPIAVQEADRSIVVFVGRGRGGLSASQRADVMGLAQDWLREGTGAISVDVPINTPNARAAEDSLREIRATFAAAGVPPRAINVRQYHPEDPRHMAAIRLNYPKISAVAGPCGLWPEDLGPSIHNKGYFDNKQYYNFGCSNQRNLAAMVDNPSDLAQPRPETPAFAPRRGTAFEKYRKGTSTATTYPESDKAKLSDTGK; via the coding sequence ATGACACCACAGAGCACAAAACCCGCCGATCGCAAGCGCGCGCTCCGCCTGACCGCAGCGCTGATCGGTGTTTCCGTGGCGCTCGGCGCCTGCAAGCATACCGTCGTCGATCCCGTGACGACGGCCGGCGTGCCCGACGATTACCGCCAGCGCCATCCGATCGCGGTCCAGGAAGCCGACCGCTCGATCGTCGTCTTCGTCGGTCGTGGACGCGGCGGCTTGTCCGCCTCTCAGCGCGCCGACGTCATGGGCCTGGCCCAGGACTGGCTTCGCGAAGGCACCGGCGCCATCAGCGTCGACGTGCCCATCAATACGCCGAACGCGCGAGCGGCCGAGGATTCATTGCGCGAGATCCGGGCGACCTTTGCCGCTGCGGGCGTGCCGCCGCGCGCGATCAATGTCCGTCAGTATCACCCGGAAGATCCCAGGCATATGGCCGCGATTCGCCTCAACTATCCGAAGATCTCGGCGGTGGCCGGCCCATGCGGGCTGTGGCCGGAGGACCTCGGACCCTCGATCCACAACAAGGGCTATTTCGACAACAAGCAGTATTACAATTTCGGCTGCTCCAACCAGCGCAACCTGGCGGCGATGGTCGACAACCCATCCGACCTCGCGCAGCCGCGTCCCGAAACCCCAGCCTTTGCGCCGCGCCGTGGCACAGCCTTCGAAAAGTATCGCAAGGGTACGTCCACCGCGACCACCTATCCCGAGAGCGACAAGGCCAAACTCAGCGATACCGGCAAATGA
- a CDS encoding AAA family ATPase — MITYSRQNTESQPEITAPSTEDHIAPAPRVSVQAFCETVETAAAVQSAGEDRRLGKAHLKIQMGGMAAAIEAYRSAPTPNVIILETEGRNDILAGLDQLATVCDAGTRVIVIGRINDVMLYRELVRRGVSDYVIAPVGAIDVVRSVCNLFSSPEAKAVGRIIAIVGAKGGVGASTVAHNVAWAIARDLALDSVVADLDLAFGTAGLDYNQDPPQGIADAVFSPDRVDTAFLDRLLSKCTDHLSLLAAPATLDRVYDFGAEAFDSIFDTLRTTMPCIVLDVPHQWSGWTKRALIAADDILIVAAPDLANLRNTKNIFDLLKASRPNDRAPLYCLNQVGIPKRPEIPAAEFAKAIESHPIATIPFEPQIFGSAANNGQMIAEISATHRTTEMFLQIAQRLTGRGETKKPKSSLLSPLIEKLRAKK, encoded by the coding sequence ATGATCACTTACTCGCGCCAGAATACAGAATCGCAGCCGGAAATCACGGCGCCGTCGACCGAGGACCACATCGCGCCGGCGCCGCGGGTGTCGGTGCAAGCGTTCTGCGAGACGGTGGAAACCGCCGCCGCCGTGCAGTCGGCGGGCGAAGACCGCCGCCTCGGCAAGGCTCATCTCAAGATCCAGATGGGCGGCATGGCCGCTGCGATCGAGGCCTATCGCTCGGCCCCGACCCCGAACGTCATCATCCTGGAGACCGAGGGCCGCAACGACATTCTCGCCGGCCTCGACCAGCTCGCCACCGTCTGCGACGCCGGAACCCGCGTGATCGTGATCGGGCGCATCAACGACGTTATGCTCTATCGCGAATTGGTTCGCCGCGGCGTCAGCGACTACGTCATCGCCCCGGTCGGCGCCATCGACGTCGTGCGCTCGGTCTGTAACCTGTTCTCGTCGCCGGAAGCCAAGGCCGTCGGCCGCATCATCGCCATCGTCGGCGCCAAGGGCGGCGTCGGTGCGTCCACCGTCGCCCACAACGTCGCCTGGGCGATCGCGCGCGATCTGGCGCTTGATTCCGTGGTCGCCGACCTCGACCTCGCTTTCGGCACTGCAGGTCTCGACTACAACCAGGACCCGCCACAGGGCATCGCGGATGCGGTGTTCTCGCCTGACCGGGTCGATACCGCGTTTCTCGATCGCCTGCTGTCGAAATGCACCGACCATCTCAGCCTGCTGGCGGCGCCGGCCACACTCGACCGGGTCTACGATTTCGGCGCGGAGGCCTTCGATTCGATCTTCGATACGCTTCGCACCACGATGCCCTGCATCGTGCTCGACGTTCCCCATCAATGGTCGGGATGGACCAAGCGCGCCTTGATCGCGGCCGACGACATCCTGATCGTCGCAGCGCCCGATCTCGCCAACCTGCGCAACACCAAGAATATCTTCGACCTCCTGAAGGCATCGCGGCCGAACGACCGCGCGCCGCTCTATTGCCTGAACCAGGTCGGCATCCCGAAGCGGCCGGAGATCCCCGCCGCCGAGTTTGCCAAGGCGATCGAAAGCCACCCGATCGCCACCATCCCGTTCGAGCCGCAGATTTTCGGCTCGGCCGCCAATAACGGCCAGATGATTGCGGAAATCTCCGCGACCCATCGCACCACCGAGATGTTCCTGCAGATCGCGCAACGGCTCACCGGCCGCGGCGAGACCAAGAAGCCGAAGAGTTCGTTGCTGTCGCCTTTGATCGAGAAGTTGCGGGCCAAGAAGTAG
- a CDS encoding CpaF family protein has product MFGKRSGNDSEMRVLKPAIQAPEPVSSAATAPREIAAPTVASPPIAPAKQQPAPTMEARRSDNYYQVKATIFGALIEAIDLAQLAKLDGESAREEIRDIVNEIIAIKNIVMSIAEQEELLDDICNDVLGYGPLEPLLSRDDIADIMVNGAGTVFIEVAGKIQKTGIRFRDNQQLLNICQRIVSQVGRRVDESSPICDARLADGSRVNAIVPPLAIDGPALTIRKFKKDKLTLDQLVKFGAISPEGATILQIIGRVRCNVLISGGTGSGKTTLLNCLTQFIEHDERVITCEDAAELQLQQPHVVRLETRPPNIEGEGQVTMRELVRNCLRMRPERIIVGEVRGPEAFDLLQAMNTGHDGSMGTLHANNPREAMSRCESMITMGGFSLPSRTIREMICASIDVIVQAARLRDGSRRITHITEVMGMEGDTIITQDLFVYELLGEDANGKIIGRHRSTGIGRPKFWERARYYNEEKRLAAALDAAEVTDKT; this is encoded by the coding sequence GTGTTCGGTAAGCGTAGCGGAAATGATAGCGAGATGCGGGTACTCAAGCCCGCCATTCAGGCGCCGGAGCCGGTCTCCAGCGCCGCAACCGCGCCGCGCGAGATCGCGGCGCCGACGGTGGCTTCGCCGCCGATCGCCCCCGCAAAGCAGCAGCCCGCGCCCACCATGGAGGCGCGGCGATCCGACAATTACTACCAGGTCAAGGCGACCATCTTCGGCGCCCTGATCGAGGCGATCGACCTTGCCCAACTCGCCAAGCTCGACGGCGAGTCCGCACGCGAGGAAATCCGCGACATCGTCAACGAGATCATCGCGATCAAGAACATCGTGATGTCGATCGCCGAGCAGGAAGAGCTGCTCGACGATATCTGCAACGACGTGCTCGGCTATGGTCCGCTCGAGCCGCTGTTGTCGCGCGACGACATCGCCGACATCATGGTCAACGGCGCCGGTACGGTGTTCATCGAAGTCGCCGGCAAGATTCAGAAAACCGGCATCCGCTTCCGCGACAACCAGCAGCTCCTCAACATCTGCCAGCGCATCGTCAGCCAGGTCGGCCGGCGCGTCGACGAGTCCTCGCCGATCTGCGACGCCCGCCTCGCCGACGGCTCCCGCGTCAACGCCATCGTTCCGCCGCTGGCGATCGACGGGCCTGCCCTCACCATTCGTAAGTTCAAGAAGGACAAGCTGACGCTCGACCAGTTGGTCAAGTTCGGCGCGATCTCACCGGAAGGCGCGACGATCCTGCAGATCATCGGCCGCGTCCGCTGCAACGTGCTGATTTCCGGCGGTACCGGCTCCGGCAAGACCACGCTGCTGAACTGCCTGACCCAGTTCATCGAGCATGACGAACGCGTCATCACCTGCGAGGACGCCGCCGAACTTCAGTTGCAACAGCCTCACGTGGTGCGGCTGGAAACCCGCCCGCCCAACATCGAGGGCGAAGGCCAGGTCACCATGCGCGAACTGGTCCGCAACTGCCTGCGTATGCGTCCCGAACGCATCATCGTCGGCGAAGTCCGCGGACCCGAGGCGTTCGACCTTCTGCAGGCGATGAACACCGGCCACGACGGCTCGATGGGAACGCTGCACGCCAACAACCCCCGCGAAGCCATGTCGCGCTGCGAATCTATGATCACGATGGGCGGCTTCTCGCTGCCCTCGCGCACCATCCGCGAGATGATCTGCGCCTCGATCGACGTCATCGTGCAGGCCGCGCGTCTTCGCGACGGCTCGCGCCGCATCACCCACATCACCGAGGTGATGGGCATGGAAGGCGACACCATCATCACCCAGGATCTGTTCGTCTACGAATTGCTCGGTGAAGACGCGAACGGCAAGATCATCGGGCGCCACCGCTCGACCGGCATCGGCCGTCCGAAGTTCTGGGAACGCGCGCGATACTACAACGAAGAGAAGCGGCTTGCGGCGGCGCTCGATGCTGCCGAAGTCACCGACAAGACGTGA
- a CDS encoding type II secretion system F family protein has translation MSMQALALAFLAATAIGGLAWVFIYPALSGEKKAESRRASIARNDAPARQAEKNQRSRREQVEGSLKELDARRKKEKSVPLSMRLAQAGLGSWTTQKFWIVSGVLAAAGFVVAFLVGGSPLGAVVMAFGTGLGLPRWLLSYLKKRREKAFLRALPDAVDVIVRGIKAGLPLFESIKVVAADSPEPLKSEFNAIIETQTIGMPLGDACARLYERMPLPEANFFGIVVAIQQKSGGNLSEALGNLSKVLRDRKKMAEKIQAMSTEAKASAAIIGSLPPAVMIMVWISTPDYISLLWTTHLGQFMLLCCVGWMTIGVLVMRKMINFDF, from the coding sequence ATGAGCATGCAAGCGCTCGCACTGGCATTTCTGGCCGCCACCGCCATCGGCGGCCTGGCATGGGTGTTCATCTATCCGGCGCTGTCGGGCGAGAAGAAGGCCGAATCCCGCCGCGCCTCGATCGCACGTAATGACGCGCCGGCGCGGCAGGCCGAGAAAAACCAGCGCTCGCGCCGCGAGCAGGTCGAGGGATCGCTGAAAGAACTCGACGCCCGGCGCAAGAAGGAGAAGTCCGTTCCGCTCTCTATGCGCCTGGCCCAGGCCGGTCTGGGATCCTGGACCACCCAGAAATTCTGGATCGTTTCCGGCGTCCTCGCGGCGGCGGGCTTCGTTGTCGCATTCCTCGTCGGCGGCTCGCCGTTGGGCGCCGTGGTGATGGCGTTCGGCACGGGCCTTGGCCTGCCGCGCTGGCTCCTGAGCTATCTGAAGAAACGCCGCGAGAAGGCGTTTCTGAGGGCGCTGCCCGACGCCGTCGACGTCATCGTGCGCGGCATCAAGGCTGGTCTGCCGCTGTTCGAATCGATCAAGGTGGTCGCGGCCGACTCACCGGAACCGCTCAAGAGCGAGTTCAACGCCATCATCGAAACCCAGACCATCGGCATGCCGCTCGGCGACGCCTGCGCGCGGCTGTATGAACGGATGCCGCTGCCGGAGGCGAACTTCTTCGGCATCGTGGTCGCGATCCAGCAGAAGTCCGGCGGCAATCTGTCCGAAGCGCTCGGCAACCTTTCCAAGGTGCTGCGCGATCGCAAGAAGATGGCGGAGAAGATTCAGGCGATGTCGACGGAAGCCAAGGCCTCCGCAGCCATCATCGGCTCGTTGCCGCCGGCCGTGATGATCATGGTGTGGATCTCGACGCCCGACTACATCTCGCTGCTTTGGACCACCCACCTCGGCCAGTTCATGCTGCTGTGCTGCGTCGGCTGGATGACGATCGGCGTGCTGGTGATGAGGAAAATGATCAACTTCGACTTCTGA
- a CDS encoding type II secretion system F family protein — MIEFLIAKMHDARFMTMLLAAVAASATAYTLIMPLFAGEGLAKRMKAVASERERLRQRERERLNKSEKVSLRQTPKQLVSKVVEDLNLTKWLAQEAARDKLIMAGYRGHAPYVTFLFARAVTPVVLFLGAVFYVFVITQMDKSLTVKLGICIGAAYLGLQAPMLFLKNAISKRQLSIKRAFPDALDLLLICIESGMSVEVAFRKVSTEIASQSIALSEEFALTTAELSYLQDRKVAYENLAKRTGLEGVKSVCLALMQSERYGTPLGQSLRVMAQENRDMRMTEAEKKAAALPPKLTVPMILFFLPCLFIVILGPTYIKIQMLP; from the coding sequence ATGATTGAGTTTCTGATCGCCAAGATGCACGACGCGCGGTTCATGACCATGCTGCTTGCCGCCGTCGCGGCGAGTGCGACCGCCTATACGCTGATCATGCCGCTGTTCGCCGGCGAGGGCCTTGCCAAGCGCATGAAGGCGGTGGCCAGCGAGCGCGAACGGCTCCGCCAGCGCGAGCGCGAGCGCCTCAACAAATCGGAGAAGGTATCGCTGCGCCAGACCCCGAAGCAGCTCGTTTCCAAGGTCGTGGAAGACCTGAACCTGACCAAGTGGCTGGCGCAGGAAGCCGCGCGCGACAAGCTGATCATGGCCGGCTACCGCGGCCACGCGCCCTACGTCACGTTCCTGTTTGCCCGCGCGGTGACGCCAGTCGTGCTGTTTCTCGGCGCAGTCTTCTACGTGTTCGTGATCACGCAGATGGACAAGTCGCTGACGGTCAAGCTCGGCATCTGCATCGGCGCCGCCTATCTCGGGCTGCAGGCGCCGATGCTGTTCCTGAAGAACGCCATCAGCAAGCGCCAGCTCTCCATCAAGCGCGCCTTTCCCGACGCGCTCGACCTCCTGCTGATCTGCATCGAGTCCGGTATGTCGGTCGAAGTCGCCTTCCGCAAGGTCTCCACCGAGATCGCGTCGCAATCGATCGCGCTGTCGGAGGAATTCGCGCTGACCACGGCGGAATTGTCCTATCTGCAGGACCGCAAGGTGGCCTACGAGAACCTCGCCAAGCGTACGGGCCTGGAGGGCGTGAAATCGGTCTGTCTCGCGCTGATGCAGTCGGAACGCTACGGCACCCCGCTCGGCCAGAGCCTGCGCGTCATGGCGCAGGAAAACCGTGACATGCGCATGACCGAGGCCGAGAAGAAGGCGGCGGCGCTGCCGCCGAAACTGACCGTGCCGATGATCCTGTTCTTCCTGCCATGCCTGTTCATCGTCATTCTCGGACCGACCTACATCAAGATCCAGATGTTGCCGTAA
- a CDS encoding tetratricopeptide repeat protein, with protein sequence MRRSSSHAGSLARFLTSAAVTAVLAAGLGGCKTMSDVTGSLGSSSSKVEAAPEDPRRAAEIYGERYRANPKDAEAALGYGQALRATGQRAQAAAVLEQATIAHPGNKTLLAAYGRALADNGNSQAAFDVLSRAHTPANPDWRILSVQGTTLDKMGKHEEARRYYASALKIMPEEPSVLSNLGLSYMLTRELPQAEETLRRAYSNPRADGRVRQNLALVVGLQGRFAEAETIAKGDLPADEATANVAYLREMLNRKDSPRNGGKAVPVAARG encoded by the coding sequence ATGCGTCGATCCTCCAGCCACGCCGGGTCTCTTGCCCGGTTCCTGACCTCAGCCGCGGTAACCGCGGTTTTGGCCGCGGGTCTCGGCGGCTGCAAGACCATGTCCGACGTCACGGGATCGCTGGGTTCGTCCTCATCCAAGGTCGAAGCCGCCCCCGAAGATCCACGCCGCGCGGCCGAGATCTATGGCGAGCGCTATCGCGCCAATCCCAAGGATGCCGAGGCGGCGCTGGGATATGGCCAAGCGCTCCGCGCCACCGGCCAGCGGGCGCAGGCCGCTGCCGTGCTCGAACAGGCCACCATCGCTCATCCCGGCAACAAGACGCTGCTCGCCGCCTACGGCCGCGCGCTCGCCGACAACGGCAATTCGCAGGCTGCCTTCGACGTGCTCAGCCGCGCCCATACGCCCGCCAATCCCGACTGGCGCATTTTGTCGGTGCAGGGCACCACGCTCGACAAGATGGGCAAGCACGAAGAGGCCCGCCGCTACTACGCGAGCGCGCTGAAGATCATGCCGGAAGAGCCGTCGGTGCTGTCCAATCTCGGCCTCTCCTACATGCTGACGCGGGAACTGCCGCAAGCCGAGGAAACGCTGCGGCGCGCCTATTCCAATCCGCGCGCCGACGGAAGGGTGCGGCAGAACCTCGCGCTCGTCGTCGGCCTTCAGGGCCGATTTGCGGAGGCCGAAACCATCGCCAAGGGCGATCTGCCCGCCGACGAGGCGACTGCCAACGTGGCCTACCTTCGGGAAATGCTGAACCGCAAGGACAGCCCGCGCAACGGCGGTAAGGCTGTGCCCGTCGCTGCGCGCGGGTGA
- a CDS encoding leucyl aminopeptidase family protein, translating to MPSPFETAPTASAIPITFATKTTWSAIAEDLPEPARRFALANDFTAKPGKCLTLPAPDGQIAQVVFGLEDESAKSRDLFRPGALPGLLPPGVYRFANAPHDLRLATLAFALGSYRFDRYRKAEKPEVRLVPPDGVDIADIARMAEAASLARDLINTPSNDMGPEQLADGAQALAARFGASFECIVGDDLVKQNFPLIHAVGMASARAPRLIDLSWGDPAHPKVTLVGKGVCFDTGGLDIKPSSGMLIMKKDMGGAANVLALAQMVMDAKLKVRLRVLIPAVENAVAGNAFRPLDIFKSRKGLNVEIGNTDAEGRLVLADALALADEEKPDLLVDLGTLTGAARVALGPDLPPFYTHDETLAESVAEHAKRENDPLWRMPLWPPYDSWLDSKVADINNAPSGGFAGSITCALFLQRFVTDARSWLHVDIYGWTPSAKPARPEGGECQAARAIYKLLSERYA from the coding sequence ATGCCATCGCCGTTCGAGACCGCGCCCACCGCCTCCGCCATTCCGATTACGTTCGCCACCAAAACGACCTGGAGCGCGATCGCCGAAGACCTTCCCGAGCCGGCCCGGCGGTTTGCGCTCGCCAATGATTTCACCGCCAAGCCCGGCAAGTGCCTGACGCTGCCCGCACCCGACGGGCAGATTGCGCAGGTCGTGTTCGGGCTGGAGGACGAGAGCGCCAAATCCCGCGACCTGTTCCGGCCCGGCGCGCTGCCTGGCCTGCTGCCACCGGGCGTCTATCGCTTCGCCAATGCGCCGCACGACCTGCGGCTGGCAACGCTCGCCTTTGCGCTGGGAAGCTACCGCTTCGACCGCTACCGCAAGGCGGAGAAGCCCGAGGTCCGGTTGGTGCCGCCCGACGGCGTCGATATCGCCGACATCGCGCGGATGGCGGAAGCGGCGTCGCTGGCGCGCGACCTGATCAACACGCCGTCGAACGACATGGGACCGGAGCAACTGGCGGACGGCGCACAAGCGCTCGCGGCGCGCTTCGGCGCCAGCTTCGAGTGCATCGTCGGCGACGATCTCGTGAAACAGAATTTTCCCCTGATCCACGCTGTCGGCATGGCCTCAGCGCGGGCGCCGCGCCTGATCGACCTGAGCTGGGGCGATCCTGCCCACCCCAAAGTGACGCTGGTCGGCAAGGGTGTCTGTTTCGACACCGGCGGACTCGACATAAAGCCATCCAGCGGCATGCTGATCATGAAAAAGGACATGGGTGGCGCCGCCAACGTGCTGGCGCTGGCACAGATGGTGATGGATGCTAAGCTGAAGGTCCGCCTGCGCGTCCTGATCCCCGCGGTCGAGAACGCAGTCGCCGGCAACGCCTTCCGTCCGCTCGACATCTTCAAGTCGCGCAAGGGACTTAACGTGGAGATCGGCAACACCGACGCCGAGGGACGGCTGGTGCTGGCGGATGCGCTGGCGCTGGCGGACGAAGAGAAGCCGGATCTGCTGGTTGACCTCGGCACGTTGACGGGAGCGGCGCGGGTGGCACTGGGGCCGGATTTACCGCCCTTTTACACCCATGATGAGACGCTGGCCGAAAGCGTCGCAGAACATGCAAAGCGGGAGAACGATCCGTTGTGGCGAATGCCGCTGTGGCCGCCTTACGATTCGTGGCTGGATTCGAAGGTCGCCGACATCAACAACGCGCCGTCGGGCGGTTTTGCCGGCTCGATTACTTGCGCGCTATTCCTGCAGCGCTTCGTTACCGACGCCAGGAGCTGGCTGCATGTCGATATCTACGGCTGGACGCCTTCCGCAAAACCCGCACGTCCCGAAGGCGGCGAATGTCAGGCCGCGCGCGCGATCTACAAACTGTTGAGCGAACGCTATGCATGA
- a CDS encoding NlpC/P60 family protein has translation MHDPRLTPARPEIAAKYLEGKVKAARFVDGEEFCVSEAIAPLWEHPAAGAMMLTQALKGERVTIYDRNGEGFAWGQLASDGYVGWFPEGALAKPAAAPTHKITVLRTFAFPGPSIKLPPVETLTTGARMTVIREDGAFAITGEGWYLPRHHVGSLDAVEKDFVAVAERFVGTPYLWGGKSSLGIDCSGLVQVSLMAAGTGCPRDSDMQEAGLGRTLGPDEMKKLQRGDLIFWKGHVAIVRDADSIVHANAHHMATVVEDTQEAIARIKAVGSEVTAIKRL, from the coding sequence ATGCATGATCCGCGCCTGACGCCGGCACGGCCCGAAATCGCCGCGAAATATCTTGAAGGCAAGGTGAAGGCCGCGCGTTTTGTCGACGGCGAGGAATTTTGCGTGAGCGAGGCCATCGCGCCGCTGTGGGAGCATCCTGCTGCGGGCGCGATGATGCTGACGCAGGCGCTGAAGGGCGAACGCGTCACGATCTACGACCGCAACGGCGAAGGGTTTGCGTGGGGGCAACTCGCAAGCGACGGCTATGTCGGCTGGTTTCCGGAGGGCGCGCTGGCAAAGCCCGCGGCCGCCCCGACGCACAAGATCACGGTGTTGCGGACCTTCGCGTTTCCGGGCCCCTCGATCAAGCTGCCGCCGGTCGAGACGCTGACGACGGGAGCAAGGATGACGGTGATACGCGAAGACGGCGCGTTCGCCATCACAGGCGAAGGCTGGTATCTGCCGCGCCACCATGTCGGCAGCCTCGACGCGGTGGAAAAGGATTTCGTCGCGGTCGCCGAGCGCTTCGTCGGCACGCCCTACCTCTGGGGCGGCAAGAGCTCGCTGGGCATCGATTGCTCCGGCCTGGTGCAGGTGTCACTGATGGCGGCCGGCACCGGCTGCCCGCGCGACAGCGACATGCAGGAGGCGGGCCTCGGGCGGACGTTGGGTCCTGACGAGATGAAGAAACTGCAGCGCGGCGATTTGATCTTCTGGAAGGGACACGTCGCGATCGTGCGGGACGCCGACAGCATCGTGCACGCCAACGCGCATCACATGGCGACGGTGGTGGAGGACACGCAGGAAGCGATCGCGCGGATCAAGGCTGTCGGCAGCGAGGTTACGGCGATCAAGCGGCTATAG